A stretch of the Bacillus sp. FJAT-18017 genome encodes the following:
- a CDS encoding sigma-54-dependent Fis family transcriptional regulator, which yields MRSNKTILIVDDEASVRTVLKALLKREGYEVDTASDGEEAIAKAKALHPALVIMDIRMPNKDGMEAFREIREFDKDINVIMMTAFAAVETAVEAMRNGAYDYIIKPFNNDEVKILVKRALQVQNLKEEVQVLHRELSNNYRLDKLLTNSPKMMQLYKVIGKVAQTNASVLITGESGTGKELAANTIHYNSQRMKGPFIKINCGALPEGLLESELFGHEKGAFTGAVQRKPGRFELAEGGTIFLDEIGEVSQALQVKLLRVLQEHEFERVGGTQTIKADFRVIAATNRNLLSMIENGEFREDLYYRLNVVPLEIPPLRERKEDIKLLANFFLQKFSQENNKEIVTFDEDALKLLEEYTWPGNVRELSNIVERAVIMSTGSIIFPEDIFINQEVFHQKRKTTETNHVTGKEVETLPLRLADGQSLKDLIKQVENVIIQNKLTENHGNKMQTAKDLGISRRALLYKIQEYEIE from the coding sequence ATGAGAAGCAATAAGACAATCCTAATTGTAGATGATGAAGCTAGCGTCCGGACCGTTTTGAAGGCTTTGCTAAAACGAGAAGGGTATGAGGTCGATACTGCTTCTGACGGCGAGGAGGCAATTGCGAAGGCAAAGGCCCTGCACCCAGCCTTGGTAATCATGGATATACGCATGCCGAATAAGGACGGGATGGAAGCCTTCAGGGAAATTCGTGAATTTGATAAGGATATAAATGTGATTATGATGACGGCGTTTGCAGCAGTCGAAACCGCTGTTGAGGCAATGAGAAACGGTGCCTACGATTATATAATCAAGCCCTTTAATAATGATGAGGTTAAAATTCTGGTCAAACGAGCACTTCAGGTCCAGAATCTGAAGGAAGAGGTACAGGTGCTGCACCGTGAGTTGAGCAATAACTACCGGTTAGATAAGCTGCTGACCAACAGCCCAAAAATGATGCAGCTGTATAAGGTGATTGGGAAAGTTGCCCAGACGAACGCCTCGGTCCTAATTACCGGCGAGAGCGGAACCGGTAAAGAGCTTGCTGCGAATACAATCCATTATAATAGCCAGCGTATGAAAGGTCCTTTTATTAAAATAAACTGCGGGGCCCTGCCTGAGGGGCTTTTGGAAAGTGAATTGTTCGGACATGAAAAAGGTGCTTTTACGGGTGCTGTGCAACGGAAACCGGGAAGGTTCGAGCTTGCTGAAGGGGGAACCATCTTCCTTGATGAAATTGGCGAGGTATCTCAGGCGCTTCAGGTTAAGCTTCTGAGAGTACTTCAGGAACATGAGTTTGAAAGGGTTGGGGGCACCCAAACAATCAAAGCGGACTTCAGGGTGATAGCTGCGACGAACCGGAACCTGTTGAGCATGATTGAAAATGGAGAATTCCGGGAGGACCTTTATTACCGGCTTAATGTTGTTCCGCTAGAGATTCCGCCGTTAAGGGAAAGAAAGGAAGATATCAAGCTCCTTGCCAATTTCTTTTTGCAAAAGTTTTCCCAGGAAAACAATAAAGAGATTGTCACTTTTGATGAGGACGCATTAAAGCTTCTTGAGGAGTATACATGGCCGGGAAATGTTCGCGAATTATCCAATATCGTCGAAAGAGCTGTTATCATGAGCACAGGTTCGATCATTTTTCCGGAGGATATTTTCATTAACCAAGAGGTGTTTCACCAAAAACGGAAAACCACCGAAACAAACCATGTGACAGGCAAAGAGGTTGAGACTTTGCCGCTTCGCCTCGCCGACGGGCAGTCCTTAAAGGATCTGATTAAGCAAGTGGAAAATGTAATAATCCAAAATAAACTGACCGAAAACCATGGCAATAAAATGCAGACAGCCAAAGACCTTGGCATCAGCAGGCGAGCACTTCTTTATAAAATTCAGGAGTATGAAATTGAATAA
- a CDS encoding amino acid ABC transporter ATP-binding protein: METIIDIRHLSKSFGAHEVLKDINFSVGKGEVVTIIGSSGSGKSTLLRCVNLLEMPSGGEINYKGENILDEKHDLALYRAKLGMVFQQFNLFNNHNVLSNCTVGQVKVLKRTQEEAEEIALKYLKVVGMDRFINAKPSQLSGGQKQRVAIARALSMEPDVMLFDEPTSALDPEMVGEVLKVMKELAESGLTMLIVTHEMGFAREVSDRVVFMDKGVIAEEGHPEQIFTNPTQERTKEFLKRTLSQY, translated from the coding sequence ATGGAAACAATCATTGATATTCGACATTTAAGTAAATCATTTGGAGCGCATGAAGTCCTAAAGGATATTAACTTCTCGGTTGGTAAAGGGGAAGTTGTCACGATTATCGGGTCTTCCGGTTCAGGAAAATCAACCCTCCTTCGCTGTGTCAATCTTTTGGAGATGCCGAGCGGTGGGGAAATCAATTATAAGGGTGAGAATATTCTTGATGAAAAGCATGACCTGGCTTTGTATCGGGCAAAGCTTGGCATGGTTTTCCAGCAATTCAACCTGTTTAATAACCATAATGTGCTAAGCAACTGTACGGTCGGCCAGGTGAAGGTTCTTAAGAGGACCCAAGAGGAAGCCGAAGAAATTGCCTTGAAGTATTTAAAGGTAGTTGGTATGGACCGCTTTATTAATGCGAAACCGAGCCAGTTATCAGGTGGACAGAAGCAGCGTGTGGCTATAGCAAGGGCCTTATCAATGGAACCGGACGTCATGCTCTTTGATGAGCCAACCTCCGCACTGGACCCAGAAATGGTTGGGGAAGTCCTTAAGGTTATGAAAGAACTTGCCGAATCGGGTCTGACCATGCTAATCGTTACCCATGAAATGGGCTTTGCTCGTGAAGTATCGGACCGGGTGGTATTCATGGATAAAGGTGTCATTGCTGAAGAAGGGCATCCGGAACAAATCTTTACCAACCCAACACAAGAACGGACAAAAGAGTTCCTAAAGCGGACATTAAGCCAATACTAG
- a CDS encoding acetyl-CoA C-acetyltransferase: MNMREVVIASAVRTAIGTFMGTLSNTPATDLGAIVIKEAVKRAGLEPGQVEEVIMGNVLQAGLGQGPARQAALKAGIPIEVPSMAINKLCGSGLKAVHLATQAIQTGEVEIIVAGGMENMSLAPYLLSKGRTGYRMGDATIYDSMIKDGLECAMNHYHMGITAENIVEKYGLTREQQDEFSAWSQQKAEAAIKEGKFKDEIVPVEIPQRKGEPIVFDTDEFPRAGVTADKLGKLKAAFKKDGSVTAGNASGINDGAAALVLMSREKAEELGFRPMAIIKANGAGGVDPAIMGIGPVPATRKALEKANLTINDIDLVEANEAFAAQSLAVGRDLEIPNEKLNVNGGAVALGHPIGASGARILVTLLHEMKRRGSRYGLATLCIGGGMGVSTIVEMEN; the protein is encoded by the coding sequence TTGAATATGCGTGAAGTTGTTATTGCAAGTGCTGTAAGGACAGCTATCGGCACTTTTATGGGAACTTTGAGCAACACTCCGGCTACTGACCTTGGTGCCATCGTTATTAAAGAAGCTGTAAAACGTGCTGGCCTAGAGCCAGGACAAGTTGAAGAAGTCATTATGGGTAATGTCCTTCAGGCAGGACTCGGACAAGGTCCTGCCCGCCAGGCTGCCCTTAAAGCAGGCATTCCTATTGAAGTGCCTTCGATGGCCATCAATAAGCTTTGCGGATCCGGTTTAAAAGCCGTACATCTTGCAACACAGGCCATCCAGACTGGCGAAGTTGAAATCATTGTAGCAGGCGGCATGGAAAACATGAGCCTAGCCCCATACCTTCTTTCAAAAGGACGCACCGGCTACCGCATGGGAGATGCAACCATCTATGACAGCATGATCAAGGATGGCCTTGAATGTGCAATGAATCACTATCATATGGGCATTACCGCTGAAAACATTGTTGAGAAATATGGCTTAACTAGGGAACAGCAGGATGAGTTTTCCGCATGGAGCCAGCAGAAGGCCGAAGCGGCCATCAAAGAAGGCAAATTCAAGGATGAGATTGTACCAGTCGAAATCCCGCAGCGCAAAGGCGAGCCTATAGTTTTTGACACAGATGAATTCCCTCGTGCCGGAGTAACTGCCGACAAGCTAGGAAAACTGAAGGCGGCCTTCAAAAAGGATGGTTCAGTTACTGCAGGTAACGCATCCGGCATTAATGACGGTGCGGCTGCACTCGTCCTGATGAGCCGTGAAAAGGCAGAAGAACTTGGCTTTAGGCCAATGGCTATTATCAAAGCCAACGGTGCTGGCGGTGTTGATCCTGCAATCATGGGTATCGGACCAGTTCCAGCAACTCGGAAAGCACTTGAAAAAGCGAATCTCACCATCAATGATATCGACCTTGTTGAAGCAAACGAAGCATTTGCCGCACAATCACTTGCGGTTGGGCGCGACCTTGAAATTCCAAATGAAAAATTGAATGTTAATGGCGGTGCAGTTGCCCTTGGCCACCCAATCGGAGCAAGCGGCGCCCGGATTCTTGTTACCCTTCTTCATGAAATGAAGCGTCGTGGCTCCCGTTATGGTTTGGCTACCCTCTGTATCGGCGGCGGCATGGGTGTTTCAACCATTGTAGAAATGGAAAACTAG
- a CDS encoding 3-oxoacid CoA-transferase subunit B, with amino-acid sequence MTQTEMTPKQIIAARVAKEMKNGDVVNLGIGLPTMVPNYLPENVEVILQSENGYIGLGPVNGDIDPDLVNAGGQPAGINPGGAFFDSLFSFELIRGGHVDVTVLGGLEVDQNGNIANWMVPGKMVPGMGGAMDLVTGAKKVIVAMEHCNKKGGSKILKECTLPLTGKGVVDVIVTELAVFRVTDYGLVLEELMDGVTLDTVKEKTEAEFTLGEKLAN; translated from the coding sequence ATGACACAAACTGAAATGACACCTAAGCAAATCATTGCAGCGCGTGTAGCAAAAGAAATGAAAAATGGCGATGTCGTAAACCTTGGAATCGGGCTTCCAACCATGGTTCCGAACTACTTGCCTGAAAACGTTGAAGTTATTCTTCAATCAGAAAACGGCTATATCGGACTTGGACCAGTCAACGGTGATATTGATCCTGACTTGGTTAACGCAGGCGGGCAGCCAGCAGGTATCAATCCTGGAGGAGCATTTTTTGACAGCCTTTTCTCATTTGAATTGATCCGCGGCGGGCATGTCGATGTAACTGTCCTTGGCGGCCTTGAGGTCGACCAAAATGGGAATATTGCCAACTGGATGGTTCCAGGCAAAATGGTTCCAGGCATGGGCGGCGCTATGGACTTAGTGACAGGTGCCAAGAAAGTTATTGTCGCAATGGAACACTGTAACAAAAAAGGCGGCTCTAAAATTCTTAAAGAATGCACATTGCCACTAACAGGCAAGGGTGTAGTTGATGTAATCGTTACTGAGCTCGCAGTCTTCCGTGTAACAGATTACGGGCTTGTTCTAGAAGAACTTATGGACGGGGTCACACTTGATACTGTTAAAGAAAAAACGGAAGCAGAATTCACCCTTGGCGAAAAACTCGCCAACTAA
- the atoS gene encoding two-component system sensor histidine kinase AtoS, translated as MKGNSSGNLRKKMIIVTIFFVAIPILVSGFITKTIAERALLEEKEKKLFGITSMLDQYLQHDFEAILQKEGTLSADEETKISVLNESLREFTDVLAKANPGIGVGYYVRGLDAIVTYGPSEEYGDIVGKDIEEEHPGREVMSTGEKQVEIGKQVRGQIMNAMLPLIRDGKVIGYVWANELTRDVESQLYKMDRIIFLCFGLGVLAVILLLVNFWNSLLVDINAVKQGLQQMKFDLKRRITVRGEIGEIADAVNGMAASILHARTLNENVMDSMVDGIITVNTEGNITFMNKAAMHLTGVQLEEVINRPYTKSMIHGVEFSSLLMETLQTGKTYIGIEMNYPANGKNLYISSSTSRLQDSDGKFIGAIVTFKDISEKKRLEQQVYRADRLAALGEMMAAVAHEIRNPLTAIKSLVQYLQEGSTEEERQEFHPLIIKEVDRANKIIHELLYFSRSADANFLKVNVNDLIRQTIVLVKNVSKHKTSFNLDLQDWIPEAEIDPEQFKQVFLNILINSAQAMDGPGEITVETDYDSIKGKISIVFSDTGPGIEEEQISKVFDPFYTTKKEGTGIGLAVVQRIISAHNGEIFMENIPSGGLKATIIIPINYSIRGEKNEKQ; from the coding sequence ATGAAAGGTAACTCAAGCGGCAATCTTAGAAAGAAAATGATTATCGTTACAATTTTTTTTGTCGCTATTCCCATCCTTGTATCAGGATTTATAACAAAGACTATTGCTGAGAGAGCTCTTTTGGAGGAGAAGGAGAAAAAGTTGTTTGGCATTACATCCATGCTGGACCAATATCTTCAACATGATTTTGAGGCTATTTTGCAAAAGGAGGGCACCCTGTCAGCCGATGAGGAAACAAAAATTAGTGTTCTGAATGAGAGTTTAAGAGAATTCACTGATGTCCTTGCCAAGGCAAATCCGGGGATTGGGGTCGGCTACTACGTTCGCGGGCTTGATGCTATTGTTACCTATGGTCCGAGTGAGGAATATGGGGATATCGTCGGAAAAGACATAGAGGAAGAACATCCAGGCCGTGAAGTCATGAGCACTGGTGAAAAGCAAGTAGAAATAGGAAAGCAGGTCAGGGGGCAAATCATGAATGCCATGCTTCCGCTTATCCGTGATGGCAAGGTAATTGGCTACGTTTGGGCGAATGAACTGACCCGAGATGTCGAAAGCCAGCTGTACAAGATGGATAGAATCATCTTTCTTTGTTTTGGGCTCGGGGTTCTGGCCGTCATCCTGCTACTGGTTAATTTTTGGAACAGTCTTCTGGTTGATATAAATGCTGTCAAACAGGGCTTACAACAGATGAAATTTGATTTGAAAAGAAGAATTACTGTAAGGGGGGAAATTGGTGAAATTGCCGACGCCGTCAACGGTATGGCGGCTTCTATCCTCCATGCAAGAACATTAAATGAAAATGTCATGGATAGCATGGTTGATGGAATCATTACCGTAAATACAGAGGGCAATATTACATTCATGAATAAAGCAGCCATGCATCTTACCGGTGTTCAATTGGAGGAAGTGATCAACAGGCCTTATACAAAGAGCATGATTCATGGCGTCGAGTTTTCAAGTCTTCTAATGGAGACGCTCCAGACTGGGAAAACCTATATTGGAATTGAAATGAATTATCCTGCAAATGGGAAAAACCTGTATATCAGTTCAAGCACATCCCGGCTACAGGATAGCGATGGCAAGTTTATTGGTGCAATTGTGACCTTTAAAGATATTTCCGAGAAGAAGCGGCTGGAGCAGCAGGTATACAGGGCCGATCGCCTCGCCGCACTTGGTGAAATGATGGCTGCGGTCGCCCATGAAATCCGTAATCCGTTAACAGCGATCAAAAGCCTGGTCCAGTATTTGCAGGAAGGCAGCACGGAGGAAGAGCGACAGGAGTTCCATCCGCTGATTATCAAGGAAGTGGACAGAGCAAATAAAATCATCCATGAGCTTCTGTATTTTTCTCGATCAGCCGATGCGAATTTCCTGAAAGTCAATGTTAATGACTTAATCAGGCAGACAATAGTCCTTGTTAAGAATGTATCCAAGCACAAAACTAGTTTCAATCTTGATTTACAGGATTGGATTCCAGAGGCCGAAATTGATCCTGAACAATTCAAGCAGGTGTTTTTGAACATCCTCATCAACTCGGCCCAGGCGATGGATGGACCGGGGGAAATTACAGTTGAAACAGATTATGACTCAATCAAAGGGAAGATCAGCATTGTTTTTTCTGACACCGGTCCGGGCATAGAAGAAGAACAAATCAGTAAAGTATTCGATCCATTTTATACGACCAAGAAAGAAGGGACTGGCATCGGCCTAGCGGTAGTCCAACGAATCATTTCAGCGCATAATGGAGAGATTTTTATGGAAAACATTCCTTCCGGCGGGTTGAAGGCAACTATCATTATTCCGATAAACTATTCAATTAGGGGTGAAAAGAATGAGAAGCAATAA
- a CDS encoding TIGR00366 family protein, with protein sequence MVASISKFFTKMVDKYLPDPLVFAMILTILTFLLGVGLTDTTPIEMVGFWGEGFWGLLAFAMQMALVVVSGHAMASSPLLRRWMGNIASVAKTPAQGVMLVTFMAAFCSIINWGFGLVVGALFAREVARRVPKSDYRLLIASAYIGFLTWHGGLSGSVPLVAATPGNPMEKISGLIPISETLLTPYNIFITLTLLITLPFLTKMMMRPESEIVAIDPELLKEEPSTARKLPPNASIAEKMEESKILAYIIGALGLAYIVYYFNKNGFKIDINIVNLIFIVLGIILHGTPMSYMRAVKAAAAGTAGIIAQFPFYAGIQLMMEASGLGGLITEFFVNISNVHTFPILTFLSSGLINLAVPSGGGHWVVQGPFVMPAAEALGADMGKAAMAIAYGEAWMNMAQPFWALPALAIAGLKARDIMGFCITALLYSGIIFIVGLYFF encoded by the coding sequence ATGGTTGCCTCAATATCAAAATTCTTTACGAAAATGGTAGATAAGTATTTGCCAGACCCACTTGTTTTTGCCATGATTCTAACCATTCTCACCTTTTTGCTTGGCGTTGGCTTAACGGATACTACTCCTATTGAAATGGTAGGATTCTGGGGTGAAGGCTTCTGGGGACTATTGGCTTTTGCTATGCAGATGGCACTTGTCGTTGTATCTGGACACGCAATGGCGAGTTCACCGCTATTGCGCAGGTGGATGGGAAATATCGCATCTGTTGCGAAAACTCCGGCCCAAGGGGTTATGCTCGTAACCTTCATGGCTGCATTCTGTAGCATTATCAACTGGGGCTTCGGGCTCGTTGTCGGTGCACTGTTTGCACGTGAGGTTGCCCGCAGGGTACCAAAATCAGATTACCGTCTTTTAATCGCAAGTGCTTATATCGGGTTCCTTACCTGGCACGGCGGGCTTTCCGGCTCGGTTCCTCTCGTTGCTGCAACACCAGGAAACCCTATGGAAAAAATTTCAGGCCTGATTCCTATTTCTGAAACTCTATTAACTCCTTATAATATTTTCATTACGTTGACTCTATTAATTACTTTGCCATTCTTAACTAAAATGATGATGCGTCCTGAGAGTGAAATTGTAGCCATTGATCCAGAGTTGCTGAAAGAAGAGCCATCAACAGCTCGCAAACTTCCTCCAAATGCATCTATTGCTGAGAAAATGGAAGAAAGTAAAATCCTTGCCTATATTATTGGCGCCCTTGGTCTTGCTTATATTGTGTATTACTTCAATAAAAATGGTTTCAAAATCGATATCAATATCGTAAACCTGATCTTCATCGTCCTTGGAATCATCCTGCATGGTACACCAATGTCTTATATGCGTGCTGTTAAAGCAGCTGCAGCCGGTACTGCCGGCATCATTGCCCAGTTCCCATTCTATGCTGGTATCCAGCTGATGATGGAAGCTTCAGGCCTCGGCGGGCTTATCACTGAATTCTTTGTTAATATTTCTAATGTGCATACGTTCCCAATCCTGACATTCCTGAGCTCAGGTCTAATCAACCTGGCAGTTCCATCAGGTGGCGGACACTGGGTTGTACAAGGTCCATTCGTAATGCCTGCTGCTGAAGCTCTCGGAGCAGATATGGGTAAAGCCGCAATGGCCATTGCATATGGTGAAGCCTGGATGAACATGGCACAGCCTTTCTGGGCTCTTCCTGCCCTTGCAATTGCTGGCCTAAAGGCACGCGATATCATGGGCTTCTGTATAACAGCGCTCCTCTATTCAGGGATTATCTTTATTGTTGGATTATATTTCTTTTAA
- a CDS encoding amino acid ABC transporter permease, translating into MSIEWIIRIISDYWPMFLRGAGMTLLIALVGTIVGSLIGLLAGVVRTFPMPDRGTKRVLLKIVNIILSIYIEFFRGTPMIVQAMVIYYGSAMAFNIDLNVLVAALIIVSINTGAYMAEIVRGGIISIDKGQFEAAQAIGMNHFQTMMNVVLPQTIRNILPATGNEFVINIKDTSVLNVISVTELFFQTKSIAGNNFRYFESFFVASLLYLVMTFTVTRILRYIERRMDGPDNYSIMMGNQMQVETPDDIAKKTRRN; encoded by the coding sequence ATGGATTATTAGAATCATCTCTGATTATTGGCCGATGTTCCTTCGTGGTGCAGGTATGACACTCCTGATAGCATTGGTAGGTACAATTGTTGGCTCGCTAATCGGCCTTCTGGCAGGGGTTGTCCGAACCTTCCCAATGCCAGACAGAGGAACAAAACGGGTCCTTTTAAAAATAGTTAATATTATTCTCTCAATTTATATTGAATTTTTCCGGGGTACACCGATGATTGTCCAGGCAATGGTCATTTATTATGGATCAGCAATGGCCTTTAACATAGATTTGAACGTCCTGGTTGCGGCATTGATCATTGTATCCATTAATACAGGAGCCTATATGGCGGAAATCGTCCGTGGCGGTATCATTTCAATTGATAAGGGACAATTTGAAGCAGCCCAGGCCATCGGGATGAATCATTTCCAGACAATGATGAATGTTGTCCTCCCGCAAACTATACGGAATATTCTTCCGGCCACAGGCAATGAATTTGTTATTAATATTAAGGACACCTCAGTTTTGAATGTCATTTCGGTTACTGAGTTATTTTTCCAGACAAAGTCAATTGCAGGCAATAATTTCAGGTATTTTGAATCCTTCTTTGTGGCCAGTTTGCTTTACTTGGTCATGACATTTACAGTCACAAGGATTTTGCGATATATCGAACGGAGAATGGATGGCCCGGATAATTACTCGATTATGATGGGTAATCAAATGCAAGTTGAAACCCCTGATGATATTGCCAAGAAAACGAGAAGAAACTAG
- a CDS encoding NCS2 family permease, with the protein MNQLFNIDSANSTIRTEILAGLTAFMTVAYIIVVNGAILSQAGMPYEAVTIATVICSFVGCMLMALWANSPLILVPGMGDNAFFVFTLVFAFGLTWQQSLAAVLIAGIVFAVAAVTKGAAWLSRSIPQSMVHSMTAGIGLFIAFLGLKNGGVIVANEGTFVALGNLGDPHALTTLLTLSILLPLFLKNIKGNFLLGIIAGTVIGGLLGIVDFSVLGDFSLSFSGYESIFLAFDFSEIGTVNFWTAVFSLSMVIIFQNMGAQLGMLPDKTKFKRSFQANAFSVIGAGLLGCSPITTAAESATGIAAGGRTGLTSFTTGILFIPALFLIPLFKVIPNEAIAPVLIIVGCLMAQSLKQIPFNDITDAFPAYLMLVIMPLTFSIANGLAFGFIAYPLVKLITGRKNEISTAMYVIAFFFLLYFILGAI; encoded by the coding sequence ATGAATCAATTATTCAATATCGACTCGGCGAATTCGACTATTCGGACCGAGATACTTGCTGGCCTTACTGCGTTTATGACGGTTGCCTATATTATCGTTGTTAATGGGGCAATCCTAAGCCAGGCAGGGATGCCCTATGAGGCTGTCACGATTGCAACGGTTATCTGTAGCTTTGTTGGCTGTATGCTTATGGCACTGTGGGCAAATTCACCTCTGATTCTTGTACCGGGAATGGGGGATAATGCCTTTTTTGTCTTCACACTAGTGTTTGCCTTCGGACTGACCTGGCAACAGTCCCTCGCAGCCGTGTTAATTGCCGGTATTGTTTTTGCCGTTGCTGCGGTGACAAAAGGGGCAGCATGGCTGTCGCGCTCAATCCCGCAATCGATGGTCCATTCCATGACGGCGGGCATTGGTCTTTTTATCGCATTTCTGGGTCTTAAAAACGGGGGAGTCATTGTTGCGAATGAAGGCACGTTTGTAGCGCTGGGTAATCTTGGCGACCCGCATGCTCTAACAACCCTGCTAACATTGTCGATTTTGCTTCCTCTTTTCTTAAAGAATATAAAAGGCAATTTCCTATTAGGGATAATTGCCGGGACTGTAATTGGCGGGCTGCTGGGTATTGTCGATTTTTCTGTTCTGGGTGATTTTAGCCTTTCGTTCAGTGGGTATGAGTCAATCTTTTTAGCATTTGATTTTAGCGAAATTGGAACCGTTAATTTTTGGACCGCTGTATTCTCGTTATCGATGGTTATTATTTTTCAAAATATGGGCGCTCAGCTCGGAATGCTTCCGGATAAGACGAAATTTAAAAGGTCATTCCAGGCAAATGCCTTTTCCGTCATTGGTGCGGGTTTGCTCGGATGCAGCCCGATCACAACGGCCGCTGAGTCGGCGACAGGGATTGCAGCAGGAGGAAGGACTGGGTTGACTTCTTTTACTACCGGTATTTTATTCATTCCAGCCCTTTTTCTAATCCCTCTGTTCAAGGTAATTCCGAACGAGGCGATTGCGCCTGTTCTAATCATTGTCGGCTGCCTGATGGCGCAAAGCTTGAAGCAAATCCCGTTCAACGACATAACAGATGCATTTCCTGCTTATTTAATGCTGGTGATTATGCCACTGACTTTTAGCATTGCGAATGGGCTAGCATTCGGTTTCATCGCCTATCCGCTTGTAAAGCTAATTACCGGCAGAAAAAATGAAATCTCTACAGCGATGTATGTGATTGCTTTCTTCTTTTTGCTTTACTTTATATTGGGAGCGATATAG
- a CDS encoding DUF2179 domain-containing protein produces MSPMSMIVTIIVINVVYVSLFTVRLMFVMKGQKVLASLLSVVEVFIYLIGLNIVLENIDKTYNLVAYCLGWGSGVYLGSKIEEWLALGYITVQIIINKEEMNVPTILREKGFGVTSWVADGRDGNRIVMQVLAKRSNEKKLMDTIQKIAPSAFVISYEPRYFKGGFWTKRLP; encoded by the coding sequence ATGAGTCCAATGAGCATGATTGTTACCATTATTGTTATTAATGTTGTGTATGTTTCTCTGTTTACAGTTCGCTTGATGTTTGTAATGAAAGGACAAAAAGTCCTAGCTTCACTCTTAAGCGTAGTCGAAGTTTTCATTTATCTAATTGGATTAAATATAGTCCTTGAAAATATCGACAAAACATATAACCTCGTTGCCTATTGTTTAGGCTGGGGAAGTGGTGTTTATTTAGGAAGCAAGATAGAGGAATGGCTTGCGTTGGGTTACATAACCGTCCAAATCATTATTAATAAAGAGGAAATGAATGTACCTACTATACTAAGAGAAAAGGGATTTGGGGTTACCAGCTGGGTGGCTGATGGCAGGGATGGCAACAGAATTGTTATGCAAGTGCTTGCCAAGCGATCAAATGAAAAGAAGCTGATGGATACCATCCAAAAAATTGCTCCTTCAGCCTTCGTTATATCGTATGAACCACGCTACTTCAAAGGCGGATTTTGGACGAAGAGACTCCCTTAA
- the atoD gene encoding acetate CoA-transferase subunit alpha encodes MSKVITTEEIPALFKDNMTIMAGGFMGVGTPERLVAGILESGVKDLTLICNDTAFVETGVGPLVVNKRFRKIIASHIGTNPETGRQMIAGETEVELVPQGTLAERVRAGGAGLGGVLTPTGVGTVVEEGKQKLAVDGREYLLETPLRADVAILKAYKADKAGNLVYHRSARNFNPLMALAADLVIVQVEKLVEIGEIDPDEVVTPGILVDKILVSGREL; translated from the coding sequence ATGAGCAAGGTTATCACTACTGAAGAAATACCTGCTTTATTCAAGGATAACATGACCATCATGGCAGGCGGTTTTATGGGAGTTGGGACTCCTGAAAGATTGGTTGCCGGCATTTTGGAATCAGGCGTAAAGGATCTTACCCTGATTTGTAATGACACTGCATTTGTAGAAACAGGCGTTGGACCGCTTGTAGTCAACAAACGTTTTAGGAAAATCATCGCTTCCCACATTGGGACAAACCCTGAAACTGGAAGGCAAATGATAGCTGGAGAAACCGAGGTTGAACTTGTTCCACAAGGAACACTTGCAGAGCGTGTCCGTGCTGGGGGCGCTGGCCTTGGCGGAGTACTTACTCCTACTGGTGTTGGCACCGTTGTTGAAGAAGGGAAGCAAAAACTGGCTGTGGATGGCCGCGAATACTTACTGGAAACGCCTCTCCGCGCAGATGTCGCCATCCTGAAGGCTTATAAGGCAGACAAAGCAGGCAACCTTGTTTACCATCGCTCTGCCCGTAACTTCAACCCATTGATGGCACTTGCAGCCGACCTTGTTATTGTCCAGGTCGAAAAGCTTGTTGAAATAGGTGAAATTGATCCGGATGAAGTCGTCACACCGGGAATCCTTGTAGATAAAATTTTGGTTTCAGGGAGGGAACTGTAA